A genomic segment from Thiomicrorhabdus aquaedulcis encodes:
- the leuD gene encoding 3-isopropylmalate dehydratase small subunit, producing the protein MDKFIKMTAIVAPMDRANVDTDAIIPKQFLKSIKRTGFGPNLFDEWRYEDEGQPDSDNSHRPLRKEFVLNQARYAGAKILLARENFGCGSSREHAPWALKDYGFDVVIAPSFADIFYNNCFKNGIIPIVLDEKMIDGLFNEVFGQEGYVLTVDLEALQIVKPNGEVIAFEVDSFRRHCLLHGLDDIGLTLQHADAIAAFEAQKKKTAPWLVGA; encoded by the coding sequence ATGGATAAGTTTATTAAAATGACCGCAATTGTTGCCCCAATGGATCGCGCCAATGTGGACACCGATGCGATTATTCCTAAGCAGTTTTTAAAGTCGATTAAACGCACAGGGTTTGGCCCAAACCTATTTGACGAGTGGCGTTATGAAGACGAAGGCCAACCCGATTCGGATAATTCACACCGCCCATTGCGTAAAGAGTTTGTTTTAAATCAAGCGCGCTATGCGGGGGCAAAGATTTTATTAGCCCGTGAAAACTTTGGTTGTGGTTCAAGTCGTGAGCACGCGCCGTGGGCGTTAAAAGATTACGGTTTTGATGTGGTGATTGCCCCAAGTTTTGCCGATATTTTTTATAACAACTGTTTTAAAAATGGCATTATTCCCATCGTGCTCGATGAAAAAATGATTGATGGTTTGTTCAACGAGGTGTTTGGCCAAGAGGGGTATGTGCTTACAGTTGATTTAGAAGCGTTGCAAATCGTGAAGCCTAATGGCGAGGTAATTGCCTTTGAAGTTGACAGTTTTAGACGTCATTGCTTATTGCACGGTTTGGACGACATTGGCTTAACACTGCAGCACGCCGATGCCATTGCGGCATTTGAAGCGCAAAAGAAAAAAACCGCTCCATGGTTGGTGGGTGCTTAA